Below is a genomic region from Aurantimonas sp. HBX-1.
GTGTTCTTGTCGTCGCTCGACCCGTCCACCGCCTCGACCTCGGCGCCGAACCGCTCCTTCATCTCCCGGGCGCGCGCCTCGACCCGCTCCAGCCCGCTATAGCCGACGATCTTGACCTTGGCGCCCTCCAGCGCGGCGATCACCGCGGCGCAGTAGCCGACGACGCCGGTGGCGCCGAAGACGGCGATGGTGACGTCCTTGAGCGCCTTCTGCTTCTTGTTCTTCAGGGTCCGCTCGACGCAGGCGACCATGGCCGCGGCGGTGGTGAAAGAACCGGCGGGGTCCGCCATGATGTTGCAGGCGAAGGGCGGCACCAGCGCCTTCTTCGCGGCGTCGATCATGTCCAGCGACAGCACCGCGTCGTCGCCGCCGAAGAACACGGCGCTCCTGACGCCGACATTCGGCGGCCGCGAGAAGATGACGTCCTGGACGAGGTCGCCGATCTCGCCGAGCTCGACCCGCTCGTAGGGCACGACCGCGTCATAGCCGGCGTCGAGCGCCATGTTCACGTCGAAGGGGCTGACGTGCTTGTGCGGCGTCAGCATGTGCAGGATGTTCTTGTCGGCCATTGGTGTTCCTCCAGTTCGGCTATCGTCTGCCCGTCGCCCGGGCGTTGGAAATTGTCGGTGATGCCGGGCGCCGCGGCTCAGCCGGCGCCGGCGACCCGCCGCAGCGGCGAGCGCTCGATGCGGGAGCCGGCATTGCGGCCGGCGACGACGCGCAGGGTCAGGCCCGCGTCCGCCACCGCGCCGGAGACGGCGCGCGCCAGCCGGTCGGCTTCTTCCGGCGAGGGCGCGAAGGCAAAGCCGGTCGGGCCCCAGGAGCTCTGCCCGATCCCGTGCGCGCCCGCCGCGGCGAGCATGCCGCAGATGCGCGACACCGCCGGGCTGGTGAAGATGCCGCCCTGGGCCGGGGCGAAATGGCTGCCGACCATCTGCTGGATCGTCGCGATGGCCGCGCCGAAGCCGGCGATGTCTTCCTCCGCCAGGGCCGGCAGCGCCTCGAGTAGCACGAGCCGGCAGATCAGCGCGGTGTCGATCTCGGCAAACGGGGGCAGGCTGGCGAAGGCCTTGAGCTCGTCCTCGCCGTGAAACCCTTCGGTGCGGGGGTCGAGGACGAGCAGCACCCGCCAGGCTTCCGGGAACGGCAGCCGGGCGATGATCGGCGGCGGCGCGTCGGTCGGCCCCTTGCCGCCGTCGACCGCAACGCCGCCGGCGCTGACGAAGGCCGCGCCGAGGCCCGAGCGGTTGCCCCGGCCGAGACGCGCGGCGTCGCCGGCGGGATCCGGCGCCAGCCCCTCGATCGCCCGCAGGCCCGTCGCCACGGCGAGCGCCAGCTGGGTGCCGGAACCGAGGCCGGCATGCGGCGGGATGGTCTCGTGGAATGTCAGTTCGTAGCGCCGGTCGCCGAGACCCAGATGCCCGCGCATGGCGGCAAGGTGCGCCAGGGCGCGCGCCGATTCCGGTCCGTCGGCGCGGTCCTCGGACGCGCGGCGGATCGACAGGCGGGTCGCCGGCTCGGCCAGCGCCAGCCCGATTCCGCCGAATCGCCGGCCCGATCGGCCGCCCGGATCGAGGAAGCCGAGATGCAGGCGCGCGGGCGCCGAGACGCTGACGACGTCTTCTGTCAATTTGTCCCTGCCTTCCGGGTGCCCGCACCCTATTATCGGGGCAGGCACCGATGCGGCAAGGGGAGATGGCCATGGCAGCGAAGACCTATACCGACCAGGAGGTCACCGAACGGCTGGCGAAGGAGCTGCCGACATGGCGGCTCGAGGACGGCTGGATCCGGCGGACATACAAGACGCATGGCTGGAAGGGCACGCTGATGGTGATCAACACCGTCGGCCATCTCGCCGAGGCGGCGTTCCACCATCCCGACATCACCGCCTCCTACGCCTGGGTCGAGGTGCGGCTGATGAACCACGCTGCCAAGGGCATCACCGATTCCGACTTCGCGCTGGCCAAGAAGATCGAGGAAGTGGTGAACTGGCAGCCGGGCAAGGAAGATGGCCCGCTTTCCGGAACGCCGGACGACCCGCGCTTTGCCTACATCAAATACGACAAGCACTAGGCCGGCATGGCGGGGTCTTTGACCTCGCCGGTCGAGGCGGTATCTTGGCGACGGGGCACAGGAAGCGATTCGTTTTGAGTAATGCATGGATCGACGGCCGGCCGGTATCGGTGCCGGAGGCCGTCGCTGCAGCGGCAGCGCTGATCGGTGGCAGCCGGCTGCCGGTGGTCACCGGCCTTTCGACCGACGTGGCGGGCAACCGCGCCGCGCTGGCCTTGGCCCGGATCGCCGGGGCGGCGATCGATCACCAGGGATCGGCGGCGATCTATCCGGCGATCACCGCGATCCGCGACGGCGGCATGATGATCGGGGCCCCGGCCGAGATGCGCCGGCGCGCCGACCGCGTGCTTATCGTCGGCGACGCCTTCGCGCAGTCGCCGGACCTGCCGGAATTCCTGTTCGGCCACACCCCCGACCTCGGCGAAAGGACGCGCGGCGAGCGTCAGATCCTGTGGCTCGGCGCGCCCGAGGGCAGCGCCGACATCCCGGGCGCTTCTATCGAACACGTCGGCTGTCCGGCGGATGGGATCGCCGATGCGCTGGCGATGATCCGCGCCGCGGTCGCCGGTCATCGCTTCGGCGAAGGGCCGATCGCCGCCGAACAGGCCGAAGCGGCCGCCGCGTGGATGAAAGGCGCCGGCTTCGGCTGCGCGATCTTCGCCGTCGCCGGCCTGGACGAACTCGGGATCGAGATGCTCGCCGGCCTGGTCTTCGACCTCAACGCCGCGACGCGCTTCACCTGCCTGCCGCTGTTCGGGCCGGGCCAGGGCTTCGGCGCCGCGCTGATGGCGACCTGGACGACTGGCTTTCCGCTGCGGGTCGGGTTCGGGCGCGGCTTTCCCGACCATGATCCCGACCTCTACGAGGCCGGGCAGCTGATCGCCTCTGGCGAGGCGGATCTTGCGATCCACGTCGCCGGCCTTGTGGACACGGCAACGCCGGAGCCGGAATGGTCCGGCCGCGTCAGGGTGATCGCCATCGGTGAAAGCGCAGCCGGCTGGGCGAACCCGCCGGCCATCCGCTTCGACGCGGGCATGGCGGGACGCGACCATGACGGCGTCCTCTACGACGAGCGCTTCGGCAGTTTCGTGCCGTTCGCGGCGAGCGAATCCGGCCCGCTGCCGCGTGCCGCGGACCTGCTCGCGGCGATCGCCGCGGCGATGGGCGACGTGACGACGGGAGCGGCGGCATGAGCGCGATGACCAACGAGGGCTGCCCATGCTGACGCGTCTCACGGGCGGGCACGTCGTCGATCCGGCCAACGGCATCGACGCGGTCGGCGATCTCTTTGTCGAGGACGGCGTGGTGGTCGAAGCGCCGGCGGACGGCCGGCAGGCGGGCGAGACGATCGACTGCACGGGCCTCGTCGTCATGGCCGGCGCGATCGACATCCATTCCCATATCGCCGGCGGTCACGTGAACACGGCGCGGCTGCTGCTGCCGGAATTCCACCGGGCGTTCCAGGCGCGGCCCGGCGCGACGGCGCTCTCCAAGGTCGGCTGGACGACCGAGGAAACGGGCCTGCGCTACGCCGAGATGGGCTTCACCACCGTGGTCGAGCCGGCGATGGCGCCGTCCTCGGCGCTGCATGCGCATCTCGAGCTCGCCGACATCCCGATCATCGACAAGGCGACGCTGGTCGTGCTCGGCAACGACGACTTCCTGATGTCGATGATCCGCGACGGCGAGAGCGAGAACGCCATCGAGGACTACGTCGCCTGGACGGTCTCGGCATCGCGGGCGCTCGGCGTCAAATGCATCAATGCCGGCGGCTCGGCGGCGTTCAAGGAAAACGTCCGCAAGTTCGATTTCGACGACGAGGTGCCCGACTACGGCGTCACCTCGCGGCGCATCGTCAAGACGCTGCAGGCGGCCGTCACCGGGCTCGGCATCCCGCATCCGCTGCATGTCCATTGTAACAATCTCGGCGTGCCGGGCGATTCCGCGGCCTCCGCCGTGGCGACCATCGAGGCGGCCGAAGGCGTGCCGCTGCATCTGGCGCATCTGCAGTTCTACGGCTACGGCACCGGCGGCGACCGGCGCTTCTCCTCGGAGGGCCAGCGTCTGGCGGAGCTGGTCAACCGCACCAAGGAGGTGACGGTCGATATCGGCCAGGTGATGTTCGGCCAGACCGTCACGATCTCCTCCGACGAGCTGCGGCAGTTCGTCGGGCGGGGGCAGGCCAGCCCCGGCAAGTCGGTGATCTACGACCACGAGGCCAATGGCGGCGGCATCGTGCCGATGGACTACAAGCGCTCGAACTATTTCAACGCGCTGCAATGGGCGATCGGGCTGGAGCTGTTCCTGCTGATCGACGACCCGTCGCGGGTGTTCTTCACCACCGACCATCCGAACGGCGCGCCGTTCACCGCCTATCCGGAGATCTTCGCGCTGCTGATGGACCGCAATGTGCGCGAGCGCTGGCTGGCGGCGCTGCCGAAATCCGTGCTGGCGATGACGACGCTCGCCGAGATCGGCCGCGAATACACGCTGGGCGAGATCGCCACGATGACCCGCGCAGCGCCGGCGCGGCTGCTGGGCACGCCCGACCGCGGCCATCTCGGCGCCGGCGCGGTGGCCGACGTCGCGGTGTACCGGCCGGGCGACGACAAGGCGGCGATGTTCGGCCGCGCCGCCTATGTCCTCAAGGACGGAACGCTGGTGGTGAAGGACGGGCAGGTTGTGAACCGCACGACGGGACGCACGCTGACGGTGCGGCCGGAGCCCGACAGAGCGATGGCGCGGCGGCTGGAGACCTATTTCGACGACCGCTACGGCCTGCCGGCCAAGTGGTTCGAGGTGCCGGAACACGCCATCGGGCGCGACGAACCGTTCAAGGTGGTGGCATGCCGGACATGAACACCGCCGCGACGATCAACGGCGTCGTCATCGACGACACCTTCGCCGAAGCCTTCCCGATGAACGGCACGGCGATCCAGGTGACCGCCGACAGCGAAAAATGGGCGCTCGAGGCGGCCCGCTCCTTCACCGGCTTCGCCACCTCGGTGATCGCCTGCGGCTGCGAGGCGGGGATCGACCGCATCGTGCCGCCGGAGGAGACCCGGGACGGGCGCCCCGGCGTGCGCATCCTGCTGTTCGCCATGGACAAGGCGGGGCTCGCCAAGCAGCTCGGCACGCGGCTCGGCCAGTGCATCCTGACCAGCCCGTCGTCAGCCTGCTACGCCGACCACGACGGCGACACCCAGATCGATCTCGGCTCGGCGATCCGCTATTTCGCCGATGGCTGGCAGATCTCCAAGAAGTTCGGCGACAAGCATTTCTGGCGCATGCCGGTGATGGAGGGCGAGTTCCTCTGCGAGGCCAAGACCGGGATCACCGCGGACGGCGTCGGCGGCGGCAATCTGCTGTTCCTCGCCCGCACGCCGCGCCAGGCATTGGCCGCGGCCGAGGTCGCGGTCGACGCGATGCACGGCGTGCCGGACGTGATCATGCCGTTTCCCGGCGGGATCGTGCGCTCCGGCTCCAAGGTCGGCGGCAAGTACAAGGGGATGATGGCCTCGACCAACGATGCCTATTGCCCGACGCTGAAGGGCGTCACTCCGTCGGCGCTCGGCCCGGACATCGGCTCGGTGCTGGAGATCGTCATCGACGGGCTGAGCGCCGACGCGGTCGCCGCGGCGATGCGGGCCGGGCTGAAGGCGGCGGTCGAGCTCGGACCCGACGAGGGCGCACTGCGGATCGGCGCCGGCAATTACGGCGGCAATCTCGGACCGCATCACTTCCATCTCAAGGATATCCTGCCATGAGCGGCCTGACCTTCCGCAAGAAGGCCGAGCCGGAGCAGCGGCTCGACCTCTCGGTGCTGACGCCGGCCCGGCTCGCCGGCCTGTCGACGGCCGAGATCGCGGCGCTGCCGGTGGGCACGACGCGGCAGCTGCTGCGGGTGGGCGACGTGTTCGCCGTCGACGGCAGCGACGCCGCGTCGATCCGCTTCGAGGGCGGCTCCGACCGGTTCGACCGGATCGGCGAGGCGCTGGACGGCGGCGCGATCCATGTCGAGGGCGACGCCGGCTGGCGCGTCGGCCGGGCGATGCAGGGCGGGCGCCTGACGGTGTCCGGTTCGGTCGGGGGCCTTGCCGGCTCGAGCATGAGCGGCGGCCTGCTGTCGATCGGCGGCAATACCGGCCAGCGGCTCGGCGGGCCGATGCCGGGCGAGATGGCCGGCATGCGCGGCGGCGAAATCCGCGTCGCCGGCAGCGCCGGCAGCCGCGCCGCGGACCGGATGCGCCGGGGCACGATCCTGGTCGCCGGCGAACTCGGCGAGGACGCCGGCAGCCGGATGATCGCCGGCACGCTGATCGCCGGCGGCATCGCCCGCGGCACGCCCGGCCGGCTGATGAAGCGCGGCACGCTGATCCTGTGCGGCGGCGCCGAGCGGCTCGGCCCGACCTTCCTCGACAACGGCCCGGCCGACCTCCTGATCCTGCGCCTGATGGCGCGCGAGCTCGCCGCCGGCGCGCTGGCGCCGCTGCCCTTCGACGGCGGGCCGATGCGCCGCATCGGCGGCGACACGGCGGTGCTCGGCAAGGGCGAGATCTTCCTGCCGCTGTGAAGGTCGCATTTCATTTTGCTAGTGTGGAGTGGATTCAGATCAGCGACCGATAATGTCGCTTATCGATATCACGGCGTATTTTTTTTGCGGCATGTTCGCGGACATCGCACACAAAGCACTCCTAAAAAGCGTCATACGATTTTCGCGTCGGTGTTGACCGGTAAGGTCAGCCCGGCATCGCGGTGCCTCGCGGGAGGGAAGTAAGGCAGGTGCGCGTTCGACCCGAATCGCGACGTCATCATGAAGCTGAACCACGCGATCCCGCTTCTCACGCTACACGACTTGTTGGATAGATGGTCCCGTCGCATCAAAGTACGGTATCTGCTGGCCGAATCTTCGCCCTCAATCCCCTGACTACGCCTCTGCTGATATCATGCACTGTACTGCGTGGCCGGCAAAAGGAGCATCGAGGGCATCTTGGGTGCCGCAGGTCCTCTCCGTCGAACCCATCCCGCAGAGCGACGGCGGCAACTACTCTGCCGATGCCGGGCATTGCGACCGACACAAAGGACGCTCTATCGGAAGCCTTTCTAATTCCTCTTGTGACGTAGCGTAATTTAGCGTATAATTTAAATTAATTCGTATTCTATATCATAAACTTATGTTATTGATCCGCTGGATATCACCCAATCCTTTAGAGGCTCCTATGTGGGATCTAATCGACAGCGAAACTCTAGTGATATTCATACTAAGCGCTGGCTTGCCAGTCTCGATATTCTTCGGGCGAGGAAGCATCCGAAAAAGACGATTGAAGCGGCTTCTTGATCTCAATTCCCGGTTAGATAGGAGCTCAGCCGACCCATTTCTGCGATCTATGATGTACCTATTGATAACAAAATATAGAAGTTACTCCGAGGTAGATCCTGTTCCATCAAGATGGAAAAGGTTTTGGTTTTATAATTTTGAGATATTTTCATTTATTGCACCAACGGTTATGTTCATTATCCTGAGTATGATTGGATTCTTTCTTGTATTGGAGGCGATGCGATATCCATTTACGGAAACAAACCTTTTGATGTTGGGGTTGCAGTCAAGCACTACGGCCGATGTCAGCGCAAATTATCAGAAGGTGACGGCGCTAATTGTTTGTGCAGGGTTTCTCGGCGCATACGTCTGGTCGACCAAGTACTTAATACTCAGAGTTGCCAATTTGGATTTAACGCCCATTGATTTTCTTCAAGTATCAGCGCACATTATATTAACAATTTTGATCGCAGGTATTCTTCGGCACTTTGAGGGGTCTGCGTTGGAATTCGCAGCTTCAGGTGCACTCTTGCTAGCGTTTCTTTTCGGGTTGTTTCCCGGGTTGGGGGTCGCAACGCTGTGGGACAGGTTGCCGGGGCGCTTGAAATCCAAAGGCGCGATCTCTCAATATCGAGAAATAGCCAGAGATTTTCCGTTAGATTTACTTGATGGAATTGATAGTAGCAAAAAATTTCGCCTGGAGAGTTATGAAATAACCGATGTACAGATAATGGCTACAGCAAATCCGGTGCAGTTGTTTGTTTCGACCCCCTACAATCTAGCGCTAATACTAGATTGGATTGCTCAAGCGCAGCTTTTAGTTATTCTTGGCCCAGAGAAATTTCTCGAGGCACGCGCGATGTGCATCAGAAATATACATGATTTCCTTGACGCAGCGGAAACCGTCGGAGGGCGAGCGTATATAATGCCGCTGCTCTCCACTAGTCCCATGTCCGACCAGATTATAAAAGAGCGGATAATATCTATATCGTCCGGGATTCATGTGCGGTTTCTAAGAGAGATATGTTTCGCGCTCAGTAATATCGAGCGGCGAGCATTTCCCTATCAAATCAGTGACAATCGGAATGATGCTAAAGATGAGTCGGTGAAGAGGGAGGAGGATGCGGCATAGAGTTTCATTGGCCTTTAAAGTCAATCTTAACCCCGGCGCCAAAATCGGTGTCGTTCGCGGTAGATCTCCGTTTTTAAGAAATTTATCTATTGAGGTTTCGGTGATCCCATTCTGAATATGGGGTGAGCGCCGGCCCGTAAGGAGCTTGCCTTAGCTCGTGTAGAGTGATGATACCGATCGTGCGGATCAGGATGTTTCGTCGAGGAGAACCGAGGGCCACCTTTAGGATCGCCTCCAAATCGACGTCTTCTCAGTGTCTCCGGCCCGTAGGCGTGACGCCGGCAGGGCACCGCATTCGGGAGTGACACGA
It encodes:
- a CDS encoding NAD(P)-dependent methylenetetrahydromethanopterin dehydrogenase, whose protein sequence is MADKNILHMLTPHKHVSPFDVNMALDAGYDAVVPYERVELGEIGDLVQDVIFSRPPNVGVRSAVFFGGDDAVLSLDMIDAAKKALVPPFACNIMADPAGSFTTAAAMVACVERTLKNKKQKALKDVTIAVFGATGVVGYCAAVIAALEGAKVKIVGYSGLERVEARAREMKERFGAEVEAVDGSSDDKNTEIVKEVEVILSAAKAGVQVLSAAQLKAATRLLVAADVNAVPPLGLEGIDVMADEAPIEGTNALGIGALAVGPMKSKTEYGLLKRMIEAKEPQVLDFRDAFQLARTLVS
- a CDS encoding beta-ribofuranosylaminobenzene 5'-phosphate synthase family protein, producing MTEDVVSVSAPARLHLGFLDPGGRSGRRFGGIGLALAEPATRLSIRRASEDRADGPESARALAHLAAMRGHLGLGDRRYELTFHETIPPHAGLGSGTQLALAVATGLRAIEGLAPDPAGDAARLGRGNRSGLGAAFVSAGGVAVDGGKGPTDAPPPIIARLPFPEAWRVLLVLDPRTEGFHGEDELKAFASLPPFAEIDTALICRLVLLEALPALAEEDIAGFGAAIATIQQMVGSHFAPAQGGIFTSPAVSRICGMLAAAGAHGIGQSSWGPTGFAFAPSPEEADRLARAVSGAVADAGLTLRVVAGRNAGSRIERSPLRRVAGAG
- a CDS encoding 4a-hydroxytetrahydrobiopterin dehydratase: MAAKTYTDQEVTERLAKELPTWRLEDGWIRRTYKTHGWKGTLMVINTVGHLAEAAFHHPDITASYAWVEVRLMNHAAKGITDSDFALAKKIEEVVNWQPGKEDGPLSGTPDDPRFAYIKYDKH
- a CDS encoding formylmethanofuran dehydrogenase subunit A; the encoded protein is MLTRLTGGHVVDPANGIDAVGDLFVEDGVVVEAPADGRQAGETIDCTGLVVMAGAIDIHSHIAGGHVNTARLLLPEFHRAFQARPGATALSKVGWTTEETGLRYAEMGFTTVVEPAMAPSSALHAHLELADIPIIDKATLVVLGNDDFLMSMIRDGESENAIEDYVAWTVSASRALGVKCINAGGSAAFKENVRKFDFDDEVPDYGVTSRRIVKTLQAAVTGLGIPHPLHVHCNNLGVPGDSAASAVATIEAAEGVPLHLAHLQFYGYGTGGDRRFSSEGQRLAELVNRTKEVTVDIGQVMFGQTVTISSDELRQFVGRGQASPGKSVIYDHEANGGGIVPMDYKRSNYFNALQWAIGLELFLLIDDPSRVFFTTDHPNGAPFTAYPEIFALLMDRNVRERWLAALPKSVLAMTTLAEIGREYTLGEIATMTRAAPARLLGTPDRGHLGAGAVADVAVYRPGDDKAAMFGRAAYVLKDGTLVVKDGQVVNRTTGRTLTVRPEPDRAMARRLETYFDDRYGLPAKWFEVPEHAIGRDEPFKVVACRT
- the fhcD gene encoding formylmethanofuran--tetrahydromethanopterin N-formyltransferase, translated to MPDMNTAATINGVVIDDTFAEAFPMNGTAIQVTADSEKWALEAARSFTGFATSVIACGCEAGIDRIVPPEETRDGRPGVRILLFAMDKAGLAKQLGTRLGQCILTSPSSACYADHDGDTQIDLGSAIRYFADGWQISKKFGDKHFWRMPVMEGEFLCEAKTGITADGVGGGNLLFLARTPRQALAAAEVAVDAMHGVPDVIMPFPGGIVRSGSKVGGKYKGMMASTNDAYCPTLKGVTPSALGPDIGSVLEIVIDGLSADAVAAAMRAGLKAAVELGPDEGALRIGAGNYGGNLGPHHFHLKDILP
- a CDS encoding formylmethanofuran dehydrogenase subunit C, whose product is MSGLTFRKKAEPEQRLDLSVLTPARLAGLSTAEIAALPVGTTRQLLRVGDVFAVDGSDAASIRFEGGSDRFDRIGEALDGGAIHVEGDAGWRVGRAMQGGRLTVSGSVGGLAGSSMSGGLLSIGGNTGQRLGGPMPGEMAGMRGGEIRVAGSAGSRAADRMRRGTILVAGELGEDAGSRMIAGTLIAGGIARGTPGRLMKRGTLILCGGAERLGPTFLDNGPADLLILRLMARELAAGALAPLPFDGGPMRRIGGDTAVLGKGEIFLPL